One window of Myxococcus xanthus genomic DNA carries:
- a CDS encoding sigma-54-dependent transcriptional regulator codes for MSTPRKRLLILDDDAGVVDFLCESLDARGYEAVGRTSPEEALALFERESFDLVITDVEMPRMRGTEVLEALLTRKPGQLVVLITAFGSVELAVAAVKAGACDFVTKPFNIDALVLTLERAFRERQLRREIVRLRAAVPGDTPGGLVARSSAMQKALEVSRRAARSDATVLLTGETGTGKSALARFIHESSGRRTQPFLQLNCAALPSGLAESELFGARRGAYTDAREDRAGVFVSVGGGTLFLDEVGELSLEVQAKLLQALETGRVRPLGSSTETPVRARVLAATNQPLEVLLREGRFRADLYYRLNVIRIEVPPLRERREDILPLVDFFLGRLGEQQQREVLGVSASALKRLLAHAWPGNVRELANLLERAVALADHDTLVPEDFDLPGGGESGLTSLLSHASGEDAPLEEVERAYVRRVVEAQGGNKAAAARILGINRRTLYRKLDLDE; via the coding sequence ATGAGCACTCCCAGAAAGCGCCTGCTCATCCTGGATGATGACGCGGGGGTGGTGGACTTCCTCTGCGAATCCCTGGACGCGCGGGGCTACGAGGCGGTGGGGCGCACCTCGCCCGAGGAGGCGCTGGCCCTCTTCGAGCGCGAGTCCTTCGACCTGGTCATCACCGACGTGGAGATGCCCCGCATGCGCGGCACGGAGGTGCTGGAGGCGCTGCTGACGCGCAAGCCGGGCCAGTTGGTGGTGCTCATCACCGCCTTCGGCAGCGTGGAGCTGGCGGTGGCGGCGGTGAAGGCCGGCGCCTGCGACTTCGTCACCAAGCCCTTCAACATCGACGCGCTCGTCCTCACGCTGGAGCGCGCCTTCCGAGAGCGGCAACTGCGCCGCGAAATCGTGCGCCTGCGCGCGGCCGTCCCCGGCGACACGCCCGGCGGGCTGGTGGCTCGCAGCTCCGCCATGCAGAAGGCGCTGGAGGTGTCCCGCCGCGCGGCGCGCAGCGACGCCACCGTGCTGCTCACCGGCGAGACAGGCACCGGCAAGAGCGCCCTGGCGCGCTTCATCCACGAATCCAGCGGCCGGCGCACCCAGCCCTTCCTCCAGCTCAACTGCGCGGCCCTGCCCTCGGGGCTGGCGGAGAGCGAGCTGTTCGGCGCCAGGCGCGGCGCCTACACCGACGCGCGCGAGGACCGGGCCGGCGTCTTCGTGTCGGTCGGCGGCGGGACCCTCTTCCTGGACGAAGTGGGCGAGCTGTCGCTGGAGGTGCAGGCCAAGCTGCTCCAGGCCCTGGAGACGGGACGCGTGCGGCCCCTGGGCTCGAGCACGGAGACACCCGTGCGCGCCCGCGTGCTGGCGGCCACCAACCAGCCGTTGGAGGTGCTGCTGCGTGAAGGCCGCTTCCGCGCGGACCTCTACTACCGCCTCAACGTCATCCGCATCGAGGTGCCCCCGCTGCGCGAGCGGCGCGAGGACATCCTGCCCCTCGTGGACTTCTTCCTCGGGCGCCTGGGCGAGCAGCAGCAGCGCGAGGTGCTGGGCGTGTCCGCCAGCGCGCTGAAACGGCTGCTGGCCCACGCGTGGCCCGGCAACGTGCGCGAGCTGGCCAACCTGCTGGAGCGCGCGGTGGCCCTGGCGGACCACGACACGCTGGTGCCGGAGGACTTCGACCTGCCGGGCGGCGGCGAAAGCGGCCTGACGTCGCTGCTCAGCCACGCCTCGGGAGAAGACGCGCCCCTGGAAGAGGTGGAGCGCGCCTATGTGCGCCGGGTGGTGGAGGCGCAGGGTGGCAACAAGGCCGCCGCCGCGCGCATCCTGGGCATCAACCGGCGCACGCTGTACCGCAAGCTGGACCTGGACGAGTGA